The following coding sequences are from one Aethina tumida isolate Nest 87 chromosome 2, icAetTumi1.1, whole genome shotgun sequence window:
- the LOC109596230 gene encoding glucose dehydrogenase [FAD, quinone]-like, whose amino-acid sequence MSTFDDIHEGNRDEVDYVENLVEQANRNAQTAPFGVGNAEQHRTYSKGSIEFGTYDFIIVGAGSSGCVVANRLSEVKEWNILLLEAGSFGDNLTDIPNMYFPVEFTEYNWGYLSTPQKSACLGMENRQCPLARGKGIGGTSLINGLVYSRGHMEDFDRWEALGNPGWSYDGVLPYFIKAENFNPPEIPSPIDPYVHGQSGPLNVEFHRPQHVQQQAFVEANEEIGVPHDDYNSNKISVSSAQITTINGRRHDTGKAYIQPILGKRTNLHVVPNAYVTRIILNSKRSQHDKGSALGVTFTHEGNDYFAYVNKDVIVSAGAYNTPHLLMLSGVGPQYHLESVGINVHTDLEVGSKLKDHAAFYGVTFDTDYNEPIRPQRQYVREYLQGRGPLATPGNNEGVAFYESTYTMGTGYPDIEIMMIPANATTDLSQRAFRLTDQIYQDLWAYNNRTSSIVMYIICLHCESTGTVRLKSDDPFDYPIIDPQFLSDEGGKDIQLLYEGVQIALELSKTEAFQKMNTRLQGGPLRPCAHHRYLSKAYWYCAIRQVTMDIYHPVSTCPMGPSPEHGDVVDASLKVHGFNNLRVIDVSVFPFTLAGHPNAPAIMLGEKGSDIIKQEYGKLSKW is encoded by the exons GTCAACATTTGATGACATCCATGAAGGAAACAGGGACGAAGTAGACTACGTAGAAAATTTAGTAGAACAAGCCAACAGAAATGCACAAACAGCACCATTTGGTGTCGGTAATGCCGAACAGCACAGAACCTACTCCAAAGGCTCCATCG AGTTTGGCACGTACGATTTTATCATCGTTGGTGCTGGATCATCTGGATGTGTTGTTGCAAACCGTCTTTCGGAGGTGAAGGAATGGAACATCCTGCTTTTGGAAGCCGGATCTTTTGGTGACAATCTAACAGACATCCCCAATATGTATTTTCCAGTTGAGTTTACCGAATATAATTGGGGGTACCTTAGCACACCTCAAAAGTCAGCTTGTTTGG gCATGGAAAACCGCCAATGCCCACTTGCAAGAGGAAAAGGAATAGGTGGTACCAGCTTAATCAACGGCCTTGTATACTCAAGAGGTCACATGGAGGACTTCGACCGATGGGAGGCGCTGGGGAACCCCGGCTGGTCGTACGACGGCGTACTCCCCTACTTCATCAAAGCAGAAAACTTTAACCCACCTGAAATACCATCACCAATCGACCCCTACGTGCACGGTCAAAGTGGCCCACTTAACGTGGAGTTCCACAGGCCCCAACACGTCCAACAACAAGCTTTTGTTGAGGCGAACGAGGAAATTGGAGTACCCCACGACGATTACAACAGCAACAAAATATCAGTCTCTTCCGCCCAAATAACGACGATAAACGGCAGAAGGCACGACACAGGCAAGGCTTACATCCAGCCAATATTGGGGAAGAGGACCAACCTGCACGTAGTACCGAACGCCTACGTCACCAGGATAATTTTGAACAGCAAAAGGAGTCAACACGACAAAGGGTCAGCTTTGGGGGTGACGTTCACCCACGAAGGAAACGACTACTTCGCCTACGTGAACAAAGATGTAATTGTGTCCGCCGGTGCTTACAACACCCCGCATTTGCTCATGCTCTCCGGGGTAGGACCCCAGTACCACCTGGAGTCGGTTGGTATTAACGTGCACACGGACCTGGAAGTGGGCAGCAAACTTAAGGATCACGCCGCCTTTTACGGCGTAACCTTCGACACCGACTACAACGAACCAATTCGTCCCCAGAGGCAGTACGTAAGGGAGTACCTACAAGGACGTGGCCCTTTGGCTACGCCTGGGAACAACGAAGGGGTGGCCTTCTACGAATCGACTTACACCATGGGTACCGGTTACCCCGACATTGAAATCATGATGATCCCGGCTAATGCCACAACTGACTTGTCTCAAAGAGCCTTCAGGCTCACCGACCAAATATATCAGGACCTGTGGGCGTACAACAACAGAACCAGCAGCAtagttatgtatattatttgccTCCATTGTGAGTCAACAGGAACGGTACGACTGAAAAGTGATGACCCCTTCGACTACCCCATTATTGACCCCCAATTCTTGTCGGACGAAGGAGGCAAAGACATACAACTGTTGTACGAAGGCGTGCAAATTGCTTTGGAACTATCCAAGACTGAGGCCTTCCAAAAGATGAACACGAGGCTCCAAGGTGGTCCCTTAAGACCTTGTGCCCACCACCGGTACTTATCGAAGGCTTATTGGTACTGCGCCATTAGGCAAGTCACCATGGACATCTACCATCCTGTCAGCACTTGCCCAATGGGGCCCAGCCCCGAACACGGTGATGTGGTGGATGCTTCTTTGAAGGTGCACGGGTTTAATAACTTGAGGGTCATTGATGTGAGCGTCTTCCCGTTTACCCTGGCGGGCCATCCTAATGCCCCAGCCATTATGCTGGGTGAAAAGGGTTCCGATATTATTAAGCAAGAGTATGGCAAGTTGTCAAAGTGGTGA